A window from Chryseobacterium vaccae encodes these proteins:
- a CDS encoding diacylglycerol/lipid kinase family protein, which translates to MLPDQEAFSIFAVMEKAAFIINPFSAKKNYQPFLNELKKKVDNPLYYVSESIPGTDDFIRTHFDEVDIFVAIGGDGTISTVAKNLINTEKILAIFPAGSGNGFSNETRFNKNLDELLEKIKAGKSRKIDTFMVNERLSINVSGTGFDGKVVKEFEKTSRGFKNYIKVSLKTFFNYKPIKVKFFDEEYQKYNGKYLMLNIANTRQFGNNAYIAPNASKSDGLVDMVLVKKFPLTYSALFAFRMFTKRLKDDEYVTYLPVSEISFKVNTKNWHLDGEFNKIKSPVHVKVLPASLNILV; encoded by the coding sequence ATGCTTCCCGATCAGGAAGCATTTTCTATTTTTGCGGTAATGGAAAAAGCAGCGTTTATCATCAACCCCTTTTCGGCTAAAAAAAATTATCAGCCGTTTCTTAATGAACTTAAAAAAAAGGTCGATAATCCCTTGTACTATGTCTCTGAGTCTATTCCGGGGACAGATGATTTCATCAGAACCCACTTTGATGAGGTGGATATATTTGTAGCGATCGGAGGGGACGGAACTATTTCTACCGTTGCCAAAAACCTGATCAATACAGAAAAGATTCTGGCTATTTTTCCAGCCGGATCAGGAAATGGCTTTTCCAATGAAACCCGGTTTAACAAAAATCTGGATGAACTTTTAGAAAAAATCAAAGCCGGAAAATCCAGAAAGATTGATACCTTTATGGTCAATGAAAGGCTTTCAATCAATGTTTCAGGAACAGGTTTTGACGGTAAAGTAGTCAAAGAGTTTGAAAAAACAAGCCGCGGTTTTAAAAATTACATTAAAGTTTCCCTTAAAACTTTCTTTAACTATAAACCAATCAAGGTTAAGTTTTTTGATGAAGAATACCAGAAATATAACGGAAAATACCTGATGCTGAATATTGCCAACACCCGCCAGTTCGGAAACAATGCCTATATTGCCCCGAATGCAAGTAAAAGTGACGGACTTGTTGATATGGTTTTGGTGAAAAAATTTCCGCTTACTTATTCCGCTCTTTTTGCCTTCAGAATGTTTACTAAACGACTGAAAGATGATGAATATGTAACCTATCTTCCCGTTTCTGAAATATCATTTAAGGTAAATACCAAAAACTGGCATCTCGATGGAGAATTCAACAAAATAAAATCCCCTGTCCATGTAAAAGTGCTGCCTGCCAGCCTGAATATCCTGGTTTAA
- a CDS encoding dicarboxylate/amino acid:cation symporter: MKAKKFHQQLYFQVIIAIAAGILLGNYYPELGEKMKPLGDGFIKLVKMIIAPVIFITLTLGIAHMTDLKKVGRIAVKAMIYFFTFSTLALIIGLIVGNLLQPGHGLNIDPSSLSGDVSQYQQKAHESTFTGFIMNIIPETLFSPLVGENILQVLLVAILMGVALVLTKEKSQKVTDFLQDLSTPVFKIVHMLMKLAPIGAFGAMAFTIGKYGLHSVLNLIFLVATFYITSFLFVVLVLGAVAWYNGFNIFKLMFYLKEELLLVLGTSSSESALPGIMEKLEKAGCSRAIVGLVVPTGYSFNLDGTNIYMTLASLFIAQALNIDLPIEKQLMLLLVAMLSSKGAAGVTGAGFVTLAATLAVVPEIPIAGMTLILGIDKFMSECRALTNVIGNSVATVVVANWEKQLDKKQLQYCLKHPAEIEKKLEI; the protein is encoded by the coding sequence TTGAAAGCGAAAAAATTCCATCAACAGCTTTACTTCCAGGTGATTATCGCTATCGCAGCGGGTATTCTTCTAGGAAATTATTATCCTGAACTGGGTGAAAAAATGAAACCTCTGGGCGACGGATTCATTAAACTTGTCAAAATGATTATCGCACCGGTGATTTTCATAACCCTTACCCTGGGAATTGCTCATATGACTGACCTTAAAAAAGTTGGAAGGATTGCCGTAAAGGCCATGATTTATTTCTTTACATTTTCCACTCTAGCCTTGATTATCGGATTGATTGTAGGAAACCTTCTTCAGCCGGGACACGGATTAAATATCGATCCTTCTTCTCTTTCAGGAGATGTTTCTCAATATCAACAGAAAGCTCATGAATCTACTTTTACAGGATTCATTATGAATATTATTCCTGAAACGCTTTTCAGTCCTCTGGTAGGTGAAAATATTCTTCAGGTACTTTTAGTAGCTATATTAATGGGAGTAGCACTTGTTTTAACAAAGGAAAAAAGCCAGAAAGTGACAGATTTTCTTCAGGATCTTTCAACACCGGTCTTTAAGATCGTTCATATGCTGATGAAACTGGCTCCCATCGGGGCTTTCGGTGCCATGGCATTTACGATTGGAAAATACGGCCTTCATTCTGTTTTGAATCTGATATTCCTGGTCGCTACATTTTATATTACTTCTTTTCTGTTTGTTGTTTTGGTCTTAGGAGCCGTTGCATGGTATAACGGATTCAATATTTTCAAACTAATGTTCTATCTGAAAGAGGAGCTTCTTCTTGTTTTAGGAACCAGCTCTTCTGAATCCGCACTTCCGGGTATTATGGAAAAGCTTGAGAAAGCAGGCTGTTCCAGAGCCATTGTAGGACTGGTAGTTCCAACCGGTTATTCTTTTAATCTGGATGGGACCAATATTTATATGACACTTGCATCTTTATTCATCGCACAGGCTCTGAATATTGATCTTCCGATTGAAAAACAGCTGATGCTACTTCTGGTAGCCATGTTGAGTTCGAAAGGAGCTGCAGGTGTTACAGGAGCGGGATTTGTTACTTTAGCAGCTACCCTTGCTGTTGTTCCTGAAATCCCGATTGCGGGAATGACCCTGATTCTGGGAATTGATAAGTTTATGAGCGAATGCAGAGCCCTGACCAATGTCATCGGAAATTCTGTTGCTACCGTAGTGGTTGCCAACTGGGAGAAACAACTGGATAAAAAACAGCTGCAATACTGCCTGAAGCATCCGGCTGAGATTGAGAAAAAGCTGGAAATTTGA
- the ggt gene encoding gamma-glutamyltransferase, with the protein MKKFFIAAVLLAGQLYWAQFTDISIVKEVKVKNKGVVVSAHPLASEAGAKVLKMGGNAYDAVVAAQYALAVVYPQAGNIGGGGFLVGVKNNGEKFTLDYRETAPKKASRDMYIDKKGKADTDLSQNGRLAVGIPGSVAGFFATLKHCKLPMEKIIQPAIDLAEQGFAITEQEADMLNNNREYFKKHNTSSIVFIKDNPWKAGDLLIQKELAETLKLIQKQGAKGFYEGKTAELLVAEMKRGNGIITLEDLKNYKVAERKALEFDYKGNNVVSMPLPSSGGVLLAQMLRMASFENLEKYQQNSTKAVQIMTEAERRAFADRAEYMGDPDFIQDKTAYLISDNYLKSRWKSFSFNKATPSSEVGKIIPQPKESTQTTHISVLDKDGNAASVTTTLNGYYGSKVVVSGAGFFLNNEMDDFSIKPGVPNMFGAVGGEANSIQPNKRMLSSMTPTILLKNGKPYMVVGTPGGTTIPTSVYQSIVNVVDFKLNANISVNAPKFHHQWLPETIKVENNFPESTIAELQSKNYVIEKVKQIGKTEMIVLDDNGNIHAVADGRGDDSVAVE; encoded by the coding sequence ATGAAGAAGTTTTTTATTGCTGCGGTATTGCTGGCCGGTCAATTGTACTGGGCCCAGTTCACTGATATCAGCATTGTAAAAGAGGTAAAAGTAAAGAACAAAGGTGTTGTAGTATCTGCCCATCCTCTAGCCAGTGAAGCAGGCGCAAAAGTTCTTAAAATGGGTGGAAATGCCTATGATGCTGTTGTAGCTGCACAATACGCTTTAGCCGTTGTATATCCCCAGGCCGGAAATATCGGCGGAGGCGGATTTTTAGTCGGGGTGAAAAACAATGGGGAGAAATTTACTTTGGATTATAGGGAAACTGCCCCAAAAAAGGCTTCCAGAGACATGTACATCGATAAAAAAGGAAAAGCAGATACGGATCTTTCTCAAAACGGAAGACTGGCAGTAGGCATTCCGGGAAGCGTTGCCGGCTTTTTCGCTACTTTAAAACATTGCAAACTGCCCATGGAAAAGATCATCCAGCCAGCCATTGATCTGGCGGAACAGGGGTTTGCCATCACGGAGCAGGAAGCCGATATGCTCAATAACAACAGGGAATATTTCAAAAAACACAATACATCTTCCATCGTTTTTATAAAAGACAATCCATGGAAAGCAGGCGATCTTCTGATTCAGAAAGAACTTGCCGAAACCTTGAAACTAATCCAGAAGCAGGGAGCTAAAGGTTTCTATGAAGGAAAAACCGCTGAACTTCTGGTTGCTGAAATGAAAAGAGGCAACGGAATTATTACGCTGGAAGATCTTAAAAACTATAAAGTTGCAGAAAGAAAAGCTTTAGAATTTGATTATAAAGGCAATAATGTGGTTTCCATGCCTTTGCCTTCAAGCGGGGGTGTTCTTCTCGCTCAAATGCTCAGAATGGCCAGCTTTGAAAACCTTGAAAAATACCAGCAGAACTCTACAAAAGCAGTTCAGATCATGACTGAAGCAGAAAGAAGAGCTTTTGCAGACCGCGCAGAATACATGGGTGATCCAGACTTTATCCAGGATAAGACTGCCTATCTGATCTCTGATAATTATTTAAAAAGCCGATGGAAAAGTTTCAGTTTCAACAAAGCAACTCCGAGTTCTGAAGTTGGAAAAATTATTCCTCAGCCGAAAGAATCTACCCAGACTACCCATATTTCTGTTCTGGATAAAGACGGAAATGCAGCTTCTGTAACCACAACACTTAACGGTTATTACGGAAGCAAAGTCGTAGTTTCGGGAGCAGGATTTTTCTTAAATAATGAAATGGACGATTTCTCCATCAAACCCGGCGTACCGAATATGTTCGGAGCAGTAGGCGGAGAAGCTAATTCAATTCAACCCAATAAAAGGATGCTTTCTTCCATGACTCCAACCATTCTTCTGAAAAACGGGAAACCTTATATGGTTGTAGGAACTCCGGGAGGAACAACAATCCCTACCTCTGTGTACCAATCAATTGTCAACGTCGTTGATTTTAAACTCAATGCCAATATCTCTGTCAATGCTCCTAAATTTCATCATCAATGGCTTCCGGAAACGATAAAAGTGGAAAATAATTTCCCCGAAAGTACCATTGCTGAACTGCAAAGTAAGAACTATGTGATTGAAAAGGTAAAGCAAATCGGAAAAACAGAAATGATTGTCCTTGATGACAACGGAAATATTCATGCTGTGGCAGATGGCCGTGGTGATGACTCTGTTGCTGTTGAATAA
- a CDS encoding NAD-dependent epimerase/dehydratase family protein, with translation MESYTERILITGALGQIGTELTNRLVEIHGADNVVASGLDRWQEGITSAAHYERMDVTNTQLVRQVIKDYDITTVYHLASLLSGTSEKQPIFAWKLNLEPLLHFCEMAKEGLIKKIFWPSSIAVFGKGIPKHDVGQDVVLNPTTVYGISKMAGEKWCEYYFDKHGVDVRSIRYPGLISWKTPAGGGTTDYAVEIFYKAIEDGNYTSFISENTGMPMLYMDDAINATLKLMEAPKESLTVRSSYNLGGMSFTPKELAEEIQKEIPEFTIDYNPDFRQAIADSWPASIDDSVAKKDWGLTYDFGISEMTKDMIKNLKVKLAKN, from the coding sequence ATGGAATCCTATACGGAAAGAATACTGATCACGGGAGCCTTGGGACAAATAGGCACCGAACTTACCAACAGACTTGTTGAAATTCACGGAGCAGACAATGTGGTTGCTTCAGGACTGGACAGATGGCAGGAAGGAATTACTTCTGCGGCTCATTACGAGAGAATGGATGTTACCAATACCCAGTTAGTAAGACAGGTTATTAAAGATTATGATATCACAACAGTGTATCACCTGGCTTCGCTTTTATCCGGGACCTCTGAAAAGCAGCCTATTTTTGCATGGAAACTAAATCTGGAACCTCTTCTTCACTTTTGTGAAATGGCGAAAGAAGGACTTATTAAAAAGATCTTCTGGCCAAGTTCAATCGCTGTGTTCGGAAAAGGAATTCCAAAGCATGATGTAGGGCAGGATGTTGTTCTTAATCCGACTACCGTGTACGGAATCTCTAAAATGGCAGGAGAGAAGTGGTGCGAATACTATTTCGATAAGCATGGAGTAGATGTAAGAAGTATCAGGTATCCGGGATTGATTTCATGGAAAACTCCTGCTGGGGGAGGAACCACGGATTATGCTGTGGAGATTTTTTACAAAGCCATAGAAGATGGAAATTATACAAGTTTCATTTCTGAGAATACAGGAATGCCAATGTTGTATATGGATGATGCCATCAATGCAACCCTGAAATTAATGGAAGCCCCGAAAGAAAGTTTAACCGTTCGTTCATCATACAACCTGGGAGGAATGTCATTTACTCCGAAAGAACTGGCGGAGGAAATCCAAAAAGAAATACCGGAATTTACGATCGATTACAACCCGGATTTCAGACAGGCAATTGCAGATTCATGGCCGGCTTCCATCGATGATTCTGTGGCTAAAAAAGACTGGGGATTAACCTACGATTTCGGAATTTCTGAGATGACGAAGGACATGATTAAAAATCTTAAAGTAAAATTAGCTAAGAATTAA
- a CDS encoding polysaccharide deacetylase family protein produces the protein MILLTFNILNIEASVKKEAQISDEERLKITEDNTKALLRILDIHDVKASFFIEISIAEKLKNLIKAISSQGHEIAFYNKGSNLQEIEEVKKSIQELLEKQIRGIRQKDHKESQENLKSLEFNYISNIDNADILFPFKRLERDTEITEEDGLSVVPESISPYSQLPYNDFVFQILPMKYYQNMVFETLKKDDFVLIYLNSWQFTDFNKYRFDIPFYRSLFSGKKMEDKLDALLTWINEKELATSRMKDYIF, from the coding sequence ATGATATTGTTAACTTTTAACATCCTGAATATTGAAGCTTCTGTGAAAAAAGAGGCTCAGATCTCCGATGAAGAAAGATTGAAAATTACAGAAGACAATACCAAAGCACTGTTAAGAATTTTAGATATTCATGACGTAAAAGCAAGTTTTTTTATAGAGATTTCTATTGCAGAAAAACTTAAAAATCTAATCAAAGCAATTTCATCCCAAGGGCATGAAATTGCTTTTTATAACAAGGGCTCCAATCTTCAGGAAATTGAAGAGGTGAAAAAAAGTATTCAGGAACTTCTGGAAAAACAGATCCGGGGAATCCGGCAGAAAGATCATAAAGAATCTCAGGAGAATCTGAAATCTCTGGAATTTAATTATATTTCCAATATCGACAATGCGGATATTCTTTTTCCGTTCAAAAGACTGGAAAGGGATACCGAGATCACGGAAGAAGACGGACTGAGCGTCGTTCCGGAAAGTATCTCTCCTTACAGCCAGCTGCCGTATAATGATTTTGTGTTTCAAATCCTGCCAATGAAGTATTATCAGAACATGGTATTTGAAACCCTGAAGAAGGATGATTTTGTTCTGATCTATCTTAATTCCTGGCAGTTTACCGATTTTAATAAATATCGGTTTGATATCCCGTTTTACAGGAGCTTGTTTTCGGGCAAAAAAATGGAGGACAAACTAGATGCCCTCCTTACCTGGATCAACGAGAAAGAGCTGGCTACTTCCCGGATGAAAGATTATATATTTTAG
- a CDS encoding metallophosphoesterase, which translates to MMKNFLIVAGIFFILEVYIYQAIRTLTDNFWVRLGYWVVSLAVYGFFAYEISHFQKADRTSLRAQIAISLFLIFILPKIFIVLFLLIDDIFRTGSYLVGLTQPKENFFPERRKFLSLVGLGLGGVLSALFIDGITFGKYRHKVRKIKVKIPGLGKSFKGYKVIQISDVHSGSFPDPSKLQHAVDLINEQKPDLVLFTGDMVNNVADEFKPFIPLFSKIKAKDGKLAVLGNHDYGDYVTWTSLDAKKKNLDTLIDYEKQAGFDMLRNENRIIERNGEKLYILGVENWGLKPFPQFGKIDEALKGVPESAPKILMSHDPTHFDYVVKKHPGNIYLTLSGHTHGMQFGLDLKNVKWSPVQYRYPKWADLYESEGKMLYVNRGFGVLGYPGRVGVLPEITLFELS; encoded by the coding sequence ATCATGAAAAATTTTTTAATTGTTGCCGGTATCTTCTTTATTTTGGAAGTTTATATTTATCAGGCAATAAGAACCTTAACCGATAATTTCTGGGTACGGCTCGGATATTGGGTCGTGTCTTTAGCTGTTTACGGATTTTTCGCCTACGAAATTTCTCATTTCCAAAAGGCAGACAGAACTTCCCTGAGAGCCCAGATCGCCATCTCTCTATTCCTGATCTTTATTCTTCCGAAAATTTTCATTGTCCTGTTTTTGCTGATTGATGATATTTTCAGAACCGGAAGCTATTTAGTAGGCCTAACACAGCCTAAAGAAAACTTTTTCCCTGAGAGAAGAAAATTCCTGAGCCTGGTAGGACTAGGTCTCGGAGGTGTACTTTCAGCACTTTTTATTGATGGAATTACTTTCGGGAAATACAGACATAAGGTAAGAAAAATCAAAGTGAAAATCCCGGGATTGGGCAAAAGTTTCAAAGGATACAAAGTCATTCAGATCTCTGACGTTCACAGCGGAAGCTTTCCAGATCCAAGCAAACTGCAACATGCTGTAGACCTGATCAATGAACAGAAACCTGATCTTGTTCTTTTTACCGGAGATATGGTCAATAATGTAGCCGATGAGTTCAAACCTTTCATTCCGTTATTTTCAAAAATCAAAGCCAAAGACGGAAAGTTGGCCGTATTAGGAAATCATGATTATGGTGATTATGTAACCTGGACCTCTCTGGATGCTAAAAAGAAAAATCTCGATACTCTTATCGATTATGAAAAACAGGCTGGATTTGATATGCTGAGAAACGAAAACAGAATCATTGAAAGAAATGGTGAAAAACTATACATCCTCGGGGTTGAAAACTGGGGATTAAAACCTTTCCCTCAATTCGGAAAAATTGACGAGGCCTTAAAAGGAGTTCCGGAATCCGCTCCGAAGATCCTTATGAGCCATGATCCTACCCATTTTGATTACGTCGTGAAAAAACACCCCGGAAACATTTATTTAACTCTTTCCGGACACACCCACGGAATGCAGTTCGGACTTGATCTGAAAAATGTAAAATGGTCTCCGGTACAATACCGTTACCCCAAATGGGCAGATTTATATGAAAGTGAAGGAAAAATGCTTTACGTTAACAGAGGATTCGGAGTCCTTGGCTATCCGGGAAGAGTAGGTGTTTTGCCGGAAATTACACTTTTTGAGCTGAGCTAG
- a CDS encoding 3-oxoacyl-ACP synthase III family protein: protein MPNTIIIGSGSYIPNRVIGRDYFMDSEFYTEDGVKIEKPAEETIAKFVEITEIENRRFIEDDLSNSQIGYEAAKLAIENAKIDGEELDYIIYASNFGEVTQNGYADFMPTMAARVKNKLGIKNRKCVTYDMLFGCPGWVEAMILADNLIKAKTAKTILVIGGETLSRVTDPYDRNRMIFADGAGAVVVKATDDENVGIISHNTICDNGIELNYLANGPSINKDADQNRIFVRMQGRKIYEYALKNVPVAIKETIDEAGLSIEDIDKILIHQANAKMDYAMIERLHKLYDIKDYDHSISPMTIQDLGNTSVATIPTMYDLIIKGKMEGQSFKDNGNIVMTSVGAGMNINAIVYRFP, encoded by the coding sequence ATGCCGAATACGATCATTATTGGTTCCGGATCCTATATTCCTAACAGAGTTATTGGTAGAGACTATTTCATGGATTCTGAGTTCTATACGGAAGACGGGGTGAAGATTGAAAAGCCTGCGGAAGAAACTATTGCCAAGTTTGTAGAAATCACAGAAATAGAAAACAGAAGATTTATTGAGGACGATCTTTCCAACTCACAAATCGGTTATGAAGCTGCTAAACTCGCTATTGAAAACGCAAAAATAGATGGTGAAGAACTCGATTATATCATTTATGCAAGTAATTTTGGGGAAGTAACTCAAAACGGCTATGCAGATTTTATGCCGACAATGGCAGCAAGAGTGAAGAACAAGCTAGGCATCAAAAACAGAAAATGCGTTACCTATGATATGCTTTTCGGATGCCCGGGATGGGTGGAAGCAATGATTTTGGCAGATAATTTAATCAAAGCTAAAACAGCAAAAACTATCCTTGTCATTGGAGGTGAAACATTAAGCAGAGTAACTGATCCGTACGACAGAAACAGAATGATCTTTGCAGACGGTGCAGGTGCTGTAGTAGTAAAAGCTACTGATGACGAAAATGTAGGAATCATTTCTCACAACACAATCTGTGATAATGGTATTGAACTGAATTACCTGGCCAACGGACCATCTATCAACAAAGACGCTGATCAGAACCGCATTTTCGTAAGAATGCAGGGAAGAAAAATTTATGAATATGCTCTTAAAAATGTTCCTGTAGCCATCAAAGAAACCATTGATGAAGCCGGACTTTCTATTGAAGACATCGATAAAATCCTGATCCACCAGGCTAATGCCAAAATGGATTACGCCATGATTGAAAGGCTTCACAAGCTTTATGACATCAAAGATTACGACCATTCAATCTCTCCTATGACAATCCAAGACCTTGGAAATACGTCAGTTGCAACAATTCCCACCATGTATGATTTAATAATTAAAGGAAAAATGGAGGGTCAATCGTTTAAAGATAATGGTAACATTGTGATGACTTCGGTAGGCGCCGGAATGAACATCAATGCTATCGTTTACAGATTTCCTTAA
- the ubiE gene encoding bifunctional demethylmenaquinone methyltransferase/2-methoxy-6-polyprenyl-1,4-benzoquinol methylase UbiE — translation MTKDITKVTPYNSEATKKSQVEDMFDNIAPKYDLLNHVLSMKIDVLWRNTLVKMMKNDSPQEVLDVATGTGDLAITIEKGTGAKVIGLDLSQQMLNVGVIKIKKLKLDGKISMQKGDAENLPFEDNRFDAVSVAFGVRNFENLTKGLAELRRVVKDNKSVYILEFSKVEGFLGPFYMFYFKNILPAIGRLVSKDNRAYTYLPDSVNAFPFGEKMKQILLDTGFKKVEYKKLSLGIATIYKATK, via the coding sequence TTGACAAAAGATATTACCAAAGTTACTCCCTATAATTCCGAGGCTACAAAGAAGAGCCAGGTAGAGGATATGTTCGACAATATTGCACCGAAGTATGACCTTCTGAATCATGTTTTATCTATGAAAATTGATGTTTTGTGGAGAAATACATTGGTGAAAATGATGAAAAATGACAGTCCCCAGGAAGTGCTGGATGTGGCTACAGGAACGGGAGATCTGGCGATCACCATCGAAAAAGGAACCGGTGCAAAAGTAATTGGTTTGGATTTATCACAACAAATGCTAAATGTTGGCGTTATTAAAATAAAAAAACTTAAATTAGACGGCAAAATTTCCATGCAAAAAGGAGATGCGGAAAATTTACCTTTCGAGGACAATAGATTCGATGCTGTTTCCGTTGCATTTGGAGTGAGGAATTTTGAAAACCTTACCAAAGGTTTGGCAGAATTAAGAAGAGTAGTTAAAGATAACAAGAGTGTTTATATACTGGAGTTTTCAAAGGTTGAGGGGTTCTTAGGACCATTTTATATGTTTTATTTCAAAAATATATTACCTGCCATTGGCAGATTGGTTTCCAAAGATAATAGGGCATATACATACCTTCCGGATTCTGTAAATGCTTTTCCTTTCGGGGAGAAGATGAAACAAATTCTTTTAGATACAGGATTTAAGAAAGTAGAATATAAAAAACTAAGTTTAGGTATAGCCACAATTTATAAAGCAACAAAGTAA
- the porT gene encoding type IX secretion/gliding motility protein PorT/SprT, with the protein MNKFLLRALVLASVNIAVFADAQFRTRNRMDKLEDFDEQKFSWGFYLNGNRLDYRIVLHPRYGMNGNQNLVTSKESYSFGAGLIAKWRLNDYLDLRLEPGLQFAQRQLIFETQSNDQYAAGTLTNPAFMPFPLTDKDKTREIKSTLVDVPVLLELHGQRWYNSRPYIAAGVNYIVNLQSNSTSEDDNMQQVFRSTTHNFAWSAEMGIQFYFNKFKLTPAVRGTFFMNNEKVADNANTPPYWATAMSTLQTRAIMFVLKFE; encoded by the coding sequence ATGAATAAATTTTTATTAAGAGCACTGGTTTTAGCCTCAGTAAATATCGCTGTTTTCGCAGATGCGCAATTCAGAACCCGAAACAGAATGGATAAGTTGGAAGACTTTGACGAACAGAAATTCAGTTGGGGTTTTTACTTGAATGGCAACAGACTGGACTACCGTATCGTTCTTCACCCAAGATATGGTATGAATGGAAATCAGAATCTTGTTACATCTAAAGAAAGTTACAGTTTCGGTGCGGGTCTTATCGCCAAATGGAGACTGAACGATTATTTGGATTTAAGATTAGAACCAGGCTTACAATTTGCTCAGAGGCAGTTGATCTTTGAAACGCAGTCTAATGACCAGTATGCAGCTGGAACTTTAACAAACCCTGCGTTTATGCCTTTTCCTTTAACGGATAAAGACAAAACAAGAGAGATTAAATCTACTTTGGTAGACGTTCCTGTACTATTGGAGCTTCACGGTCAGAGATGGTATAACTCAAGACCTTATATCGCTGCGGGGGTTAACTATATTGTAAACCTTCAGTCTAACTCTACTTCGGAAGATGACAATATGCAGCAGGTATTCAGATCAACCACGCATAACTTTGCATGGTCTGCTGAAATGGGAATTCAGTTCTATTTTAATAAATTTAAACTGACTCCTGCCGTGAGAGGAACATTCTTTATGAATAACGAGAAAGTGGCAGATAATGCCAATACACCTCCATACTGGGCTACTGCAATGTCTACTCTTCAGACAAGAGCAATAATGTTCGTGTTGAAGTTTGAGTAA
- a CDS encoding cell division protein ZapA has translation MEVRRITVNIAGRVYPLNVPAAEEETLRKVGKQIENMIKDFEQNFDVRDKQDALAMCALKLGTNAEVVSLNYDKNINSTNERLIKINQSLDEIGK, from the coding sequence ATGGAGGTAAGAAGAATAACCGTAAACATTGCAGGAAGAGTGTATCCGCTGAACGTACCGGCCGCAGAGGAAGAAACCTTGCGTAAGGTAGGGAAGCAGATTGAAAATATGATTAAAGATTTTGAACAGAATTTCGATGTAAGAGATAAACAGGATGCTCTGGCTATGTGCGCCCTTAAATTAGGAACCAATGCCGAAGTGGTATCTCTTAACTACGATAAAAATATAAATTCTACCAATGAAAGATTAATAAAGATTAATCAGTCGTTGGATGAAATCGGGAAATAG